The Neoarius graeffei isolate fNeoGra1 chromosome 7, fNeoGra1.pri, whole genome shotgun sequence genome includes a region encoding these proteins:
- the znf451 gene encoding E3 SUMO-protein ligase ZNF451 isoform X2: MSTNAASEDPEEDPEEDDVEFVSEGPLRPVLECIDLLSDGEDDAGVCTIEDQVDRQKAQTASTLDRLARQVAVEKQERAEKCKAFKEKMISQQAHGRRELAVSRCSNEDSSDAKRCVDIWLKMPGLTPGSINTGMGWRRRSAPNPLLRSTPQTCPVINCGRVYENIPLLEGHLKRFDHSPCDPTITLKGSPASVYACVACGRHFDTKERWRMHLDSQLSSTNAGGHDSSQTCQLIVCFACPGCFLLFNNKDECLQHIAAKNHFTQSAALHEMKSSGPVPVPRYAKNRLIALCKDTAFRVKCTVCSKVLASHMEAKAHFNVHCRQGCAIAQADQSVAEVMKQLLVLSQCSSCSKIFFCQRQIEEHREQTQHEVEMINSMERALLVYSNYSEIRHSLKDTVSHHSKHGSATASSSRRDKNDRLWSPAKRQRLSSSSPQAKCDGALSLAWFCECGLQFLDEDQASKHLLAANQIFHKCAVCGKLMGELSIARLHMSRFHGGAHLSNFLFHCKLCKLDMPRIEDILSHVGVSHQGHTYYEEREKTKVETLTCSSQKPSTRVDSRPAAFPPRDIQSKERWLCRMCEDIFDSEALVLKHCSDVTSHSFQRFACGHCPQKFFKETTLRRHCANEHNNQLLLRYFCGLCDSMLYDSEQEFLEHYASLHSKDYHHLEKLENGSFSVPESSDEIPTTSKGLPQVCPCMGSQKAKEETKSTFTRCMKQLAIEGKCGYVCQQCTAKTSSYAEMKTHMHLKHEALGKDKSFCVVCEPCSESHKDVPAFHSHYHAHHCLLEPCISSQRGVSSKDETLITKILNAEEISAAKNAEEFQDVKTAIASSTISQDNKDDFDEEIKLALALSAEEAKKPTAFDQALCP; the protein is encoded by the exons GAGGGTCCTCTTCGACCTGTTCTGGAGTGCATCGACCTGCTGAGTGATGGAGAGGATGATGCAGGAGTGTGTACG ATTGAGGATCAGGTGGACAGACAGAAGGCCCAAACCGCTTCCACCTTGGACAGACTGGCTCGTCAGGTAGCTGTGGAGAAACAGGAGCGGGCAGAAAAGTGCAAAGCCTTTAAG GAGAAGATGATCTCGCAGCAAGCTCACGGCCGTCGTGAGTTGGCAGTGAGTCGATGCAGCAATGAGGACAGCAGTGATGCCAAACGCTGCGTGGACATCTGGCTGAAAATGCCAG GATTAACGCCTGGTAGCATCAATACCGGAATGGGTTGGAGGCGCAGATCTGCTCCCAATCCCTTGTTAAGGTCCACCCCTCAAACCTGCCCTGTCATTAACTGTGGACGGGTATATGAGAACATCCCTCTGCTTGAAGGTCACCTTAAAAG ATTTGACCACTCTCCGTGTGACCCCACCATCACGCTTAAGGGCAGCCCTGCTTCTGTGTACGCCTGTGTGGCCTGTGGTCGTCATTTTGACACCAAAGAGCGTTGGAGAATGCATCTAGACTCACAG TTGTCGTCCACAAATGCTGGTGGTCATGACAGCTCTCAAACCTGCCAGTTGATTGTTTGCTTCGCTTGCCCTGGCTGTTTCCTCCTCTTTAACAACAAAGATGAGTGTCTCCAGCATATTGCAGCCAAAAACCACTTCACTCAGTCTGCCGCTCTACACG AGATGAAGTCATCAGGGCCAGTTCCAGTTCCACGGTATGCAAAGAACCGGCTAATAGCTTTATGTAAAGATACTGCGTTTAGAGTCAAATGCACAGTATGCTCAAAGGTGCTTGCTTCACACATGGAAGCCAAGGCTCACTTCAA TGTGCACTGCAGACAGGGCTGTGCGATTGCACAAGCTGATCAAAGTGTGGCTGAGGTCATGAAGCAGCTGCTAGTTTTGAGCCAGTGCTCTTCCTGCTCCAAAATCTTCTTCTGCCAAAGACAAATCGAGGAACACCGAGAACAAACACAGCATGAAGTGGAGATGATCAACAGCATGGAACGAGCCCTCCTAGTCTATAGCAACTACAGCGAAATCCGACACAGCCTCAAGGATACCGTGAGCCACCACTCTAAACATGGCAGCGCAACTGCATCTTCATCGCGTAGGGATAAAAACGACCGTCTTTGGTCCCCTGCCAAGCGGCAGAGACTCTCCAGCTCAAGTCCTCAAGCGAAGTGTGATGGAGCCTTGAGTCTTGCCTGGTTCTGCGAGTGTGGTCTGCAGTTCCTAGACGAGGATCAAGCCAGTAAGCATCTTCTCGCAGCTAACCAAATCTTTCACAAGTGTGCCGTGTGCGGTAAGCTCATGGGCGAATTGTCAATAGCTCGTTTACACATGAGTAGGTTCCATGGCGGTGCTCATCTCTCGAACTTCCTTTTCCACTGCAAGCTGTGCAAATTGGATATGCCACGGATTGAGGACATCCTGTCACATGTAGGAGTTTCCCATCAAGGCCACACCTACtatgaagaaagagaaaaaacaaaagttGAAACCTTGACTTGTTCTTCTCAGAAGCCATCCACTAGGGTAGACagcaggcctgctgctttccctcCACGTGATATCCAAAGCAAGGAACGGTGGCTGTGCCGAATGTGCGAGGACATATTTGACTCTGAAGCATTGGTGCTCAAGCATTGCAGCGATGTAACCAGTCACAGCTTCCAGAGGTTCGCTTGTGGCCACTGTCCACAGAAGTTCTTCAAAGAGACGACCCTCCGCCGGCACTGTGCTAACGAGCACAATAATCAGCTGCTCCTTCGCTACTTCTGTGGACTCTGCGACAGCATGTTGTATGACTCTGAGCAGGAGTTCCTCGAGCACTATGCCAGCTTGCACAGCAAGGATTACCACCACTTGGAGAAATTAGAGAATGGATCTTTTTCGGTCCCAGAGAGCTCTGACGAGATACCGACAACGAGTAAAGGCCTTCCTCAAGTCTGTCCGTGCATGGGCTCGCAAAAAGCCAAAGAGGAAACCAAGTCCACCTTTACAAGGTGCATGAAGCAGCTGGCCATAGAAGGCAAATGTGGATACGTATGTCAGCAATGCACAGCCAAGACAAGCTCTTATGCTGAGATGAAAACACACATGCACTTGAAGCACGAGGCTCTGGGCAAGGACAAGAGCTTCTGTGTCGTCTGTGAGCCTTGTTCTGAGAGCCACAAGGATGTACCCGCTTTCCACTCGCATTACCACGCCCATCACTGCTTATTGGAACCGTGTATATCGTCTCAACGTGGTGTATCGAGCAAGGACGAAACCTTGATCACGAAGATCCTGAACGCTGAGGAAATCTCTGCTGCAAAGAATG CTGAGGAGTTCCAGGATGTTAAGACCGCCATTGCTTCAAGCACCATCTCCCAAGATAACAAGG ATGACTTTGATGAGGAGATTAAACTGGCTTTGGCGTTAAGTGCTGAAGAAGCGAAGAAGCCAACAGCGTTTGACCAGG CTTTGTGTCCCTGA
- the znf451 gene encoding E3 SUMO-protein ligase ZNF451 isoform X1, giving the protein MSTNAASEDPEEDPEEDDVEFVSEGPLRPVLECIDLLSDGEDDAGVCTIEDQVDRQKAQTASTLDRLARQVAVEKQERAEKCKAFKEKMISQQAHGRRELAVSRCSNEDSSDAKRCVDIWLKMPGLTPGSINTGMGWRRRSAPNPLLRSTPQTCPVINCGRVYENIPLLEGHLKRFDHSPCDPTITLKGSPASVYACVACGRHFDTKERWRMHLDSQLSSTNAGGHDSSQTCQLIVCFACPGCFLLFNNKDECLQHIAAKNHFTQSAALHEMKSSGPVPVPRYAKNRLIALCKDTAFRVKCTVCSKVLASHMEAKAHFNVHCRQGCAIAQADQSVAEVMKQLLVLSQCSSCSKIFFCQRQIEEHREQTQHEVEMINSMERALLVYSNYSEIRHSLKDTVSHHSKHGSATASSSRRDKNDRLWSPAKRQRLSSSSPQAKCDGALSLAWFCECGLQFLDEDQASKHLLAANQIFHKCAVCGKLMGELSIARLHMSRFHGGAHLSNFLFHCKLCKLDMPRIEDILSHVGVSHQGHTYYEEREKTKVETLTCSSQKPSTRVDSRPAAFPPRDIQSKERWLCRMCEDIFDSEALVLKHCSDVTSHSFQRFACGHCPQKFFKETTLRRHCANEHNNQLLLRYFCGLCDSMLYDSEQEFLEHYASLHSKDYHHLEKLENGSFSVPESSDEIPTTSKGLPQVCPCMGSQKAKEETKSTFTRCMKQLAIEGKCGYVCQQCTAKTSSYAEMKTHMHLKHEALGKDKSFCVVCEPCSESHKDVPAFHSHYHAHHCLLEPCISSQRGVSSKDETLITKILNAEEISAAKNAEEFQDVKTAIASSTISQDNKDDFDEEIKLALALSAEEAKKPTAFDQEMEEALKRSLVDF; this is encoded by the exons GAGGGTCCTCTTCGACCTGTTCTGGAGTGCATCGACCTGCTGAGTGATGGAGAGGATGATGCAGGAGTGTGTACG ATTGAGGATCAGGTGGACAGACAGAAGGCCCAAACCGCTTCCACCTTGGACAGACTGGCTCGTCAGGTAGCTGTGGAGAAACAGGAGCGGGCAGAAAAGTGCAAAGCCTTTAAG GAGAAGATGATCTCGCAGCAAGCTCACGGCCGTCGTGAGTTGGCAGTGAGTCGATGCAGCAATGAGGACAGCAGTGATGCCAAACGCTGCGTGGACATCTGGCTGAAAATGCCAG GATTAACGCCTGGTAGCATCAATACCGGAATGGGTTGGAGGCGCAGATCTGCTCCCAATCCCTTGTTAAGGTCCACCCCTCAAACCTGCCCTGTCATTAACTGTGGACGGGTATATGAGAACATCCCTCTGCTTGAAGGTCACCTTAAAAG ATTTGACCACTCTCCGTGTGACCCCACCATCACGCTTAAGGGCAGCCCTGCTTCTGTGTACGCCTGTGTGGCCTGTGGTCGTCATTTTGACACCAAAGAGCGTTGGAGAATGCATCTAGACTCACAG TTGTCGTCCACAAATGCTGGTGGTCATGACAGCTCTCAAACCTGCCAGTTGATTGTTTGCTTCGCTTGCCCTGGCTGTTTCCTCCTCTTTAACAACAAAGATGAGTGTCTCCAGCATATTGCAGCCAAAAACCACTTCACTCAGTCTGCCGCTCTACACG AGATGAAGTCATCAGGGCCAGTTCCAGTTCCACGGTATGCAAAGAACCGGCTAATAGCTTTATGTAAAGATACTGCGTTTAGAGTCAAATGCACAGTATGCTCAAAGGTGCTTGCTTCACACATGGAAGCCAAGGCTCACTTCAA TGTGCACTGCAGACAGGGCTGTGCGATTGCACAAGCTGATCAAAGTGTGGCTGAGGTCATGAAGCAGCTGCTAGTTTTGAGCCAGTGCTCTTCCTGCTCCAAAATCTTCTTCTGCCAAAGACAAATCGAGGAACACCGAGAACAAACACAGCATGAAGTGGAGATGATCAACAGCATGGAACGAGCCCTCCTAGTCTATAGCAACTACAGCGAAATCCGACACAGCCTCAAGGATACCGTGAGCCACCACTCTAAACATGGCAGCGCAACTGCATCTTCATCGCGTAGGGATAAAAACGACCGTCTTTGGTCCCCTGCCAAGCGGCAGAGACTCTCCAGCTCAAGTCCTCAAGCGAAGTGTGATGGAGCCTTGAGTCTTGCCTGGTTCTGCGAGTGTGGTCTGCAGTTCCTAGACGAGGATCAAGCCAGTAAGCATCTTCTCGCAGCTAACCAAATCTTTCACAAGTGTGCCGTGTGCGGTAAGCTCATGGGCGAATTGTCAATAGCTCGTTTACACATGAGTAGGTTCCATGGCGGTGCTCATCTCTCGAACTTCCTTTTCCACTGCAAGCTGTGCAAATTGGATATGCCACGGATTGAGGACATCCTGTCACATGTAGGAGTTTCCCATCAAGGCCACACCTACtatgaagaaagagaaaaaacaaaagttGAAACCTTGACTTGTTCTTCTCAGAAGCCATCCACTAGGGTAGACagcaggcctgctgctttccctcCACGTGATATCCAAAGCAAGGAACGGTGGCTGTGCCGAATGTGCGAGGACATATTTGACTCTGAAGCATTGGTGCTCAAGCATTGCAGCGATGTAACCAGTCACAGCTTCCAGAGGTTCGCTTGTGGCCACTGTCCACAGAAGTTCTTCAAAGAGACGACCCTCCGCCGGCACTGTGCTAACGAGCACAATAATCAGCTGCTCCTTCGCTACTTCTGTGGACTCTGCGACAGCATGTTGTATGACTCTGAGCAGGAGTTCCTCGAGCACTATGCCAGCTTGCACAGCAAGGATTACCACCACTTGGAGAAATTAGAGAATGGATCTTTTTCGGTCCCAGAGAGCTCTGACGAGATACCGACAACGAGTAAAGGCCTTCCTCAAGTCTGTCCGTGCATGGGCTCGCAAAAAGCCAAAGAGGAAACCAAGTCCACCTTTACAAGGTGCATGAAGCAGCTGGCCATAGAAGGCAAATGTGGATACGTATGTCAGCAATGCACAGCCAAGACAAGCTCTTATGCTGAGATGAAAACACACATGCACTTGAAGCACGAGGCTCTGGGCAAGGACAAGAGCTTCTGTGTCGTCTGTGAGCCTTGTTCTGAGAGCCACAAGGATGTACCCGCTTTCCACTCGCATTACCACGCCCATCACTGCTTATTGGAACCGTGTATATCGTCTCAACGTGGTGTATCGAGCAAGGACGAAACCTTGATCACGAAGATCCTGAACGCTGAGGAAATCTCTGCTGCAAAGAATG CTGAGGAGTTCCAGGATGTTAAGACCGCCATTGCTTCAAGCACCATCTCCCAAGATAACAAGG ATGACTTTGATGAGGAGATTAAACTGGCTTTGGCGTTAAGTGCTGAAGAAGCGAAGAAGCCAACAGCGTTTGACCAGG